The Psychrobacter arenosus region ATTCAGTGAGAGATTTGGTCACCATAGTCATGGCAGTCAAAGTCACATCATCCGCTATTTCAAGATGACCTACGATACCCACTGCGCCGCCGATAATACAGCGTTTACCAATGGTAGTGCTGCCTGCAATACCGGTATTAGCAGCAATGGCCGTGCCCGCACCAATGCGTACATTATGAGCAATTTGTACTAAATTATCGATGATGACATGATCGCCAATGACCGTATCTTCCACAGCACCGCGATCGATACAGGTCTGGCTACCAATACGCACATCATTGCCGATAATGACTCTTCCCAATTGCGCAATACGCTCCCAACCTGAGGTAGCGGGGTCTGCTGTAGGCGCAAAGCCAAACCCTGCCATACCAATACTAGCCTGTGCCTGTACTCGCACGCGCTCACCCAGCTGACAATTATGACCGATAGTCACCTGTGGAAAGAGATGACAGTCTGGTCCTAGCGTCACATGAGGCGCCAACGAAACATGAGAGGTTAATTTACTGCCAGCACCGATACGACAGTTAGATTCAATTACGCAAAAAGGGCCGATGATCACACCAGCAGCAATGCTGACATTGGCACCGATAACCGCCGTAGGATGAATAAAAGCGGTGGGATGAATTTGCGACTCAGTAGCGTCAGCATTGGCTGCAGACTGCAACGTAGCCATCTGCTCCTGGGTGAGCTGAGGCTCAAACAACTGACTGCTGCTAGCGTAGGCTAGGTAAGGCGACCCCACTACCAGTGCTACTGTGCTTGGCGGCACCTGCTCACTATTGGCTTGCTCTACTAATACCGCACCCGCGCACGTAGTCGCCAAGGCGGCCTTATAGCGCGCATTGGCTAGGAAGCTTAATTGGTCGGCAGCGGCTTTATCTAAAGGATTGACCCCGACCACTGTAGTTTGCAATTGCTCAGCGCTCAACGCTACCTTATTAAGGACAGGTTGGCGCTTTTCTATACGGTCTATCAGTTGAGCAATCGTCACCATGCGCTTTAAACTTCCTTTTAGAACGTGCTACCGATCTGGAACTGGACTTTTTCAGTCTCATCGCCTTCTTTATCACCGATAGGTTGGGCATAACTGATTGAGATAGGTCCAATTGGTGTATACCAAGTGATACCGGCACCCACGCTATAACGCATGTCTTTATCT contains the following coding sequences:
- a CDS encoding UDP-3-O-(3-hydroxymyristoyl)glucosamine N-acyltransferase, which encodes MVTIAQLIDRIEKRQPVLNKVALSAEQLQTTVVGVNPLDKAAADQLSFLANARYKAALATTCAGAVLVEQANSEQVPPSTVALVVGSPYLAYASSSQLFEPQLTQEQMATLQSAANADATESQIHPTAFIHPTAVIGANVSIAAGVIIGPFCVIESNCRIGAGSKLTSHVSLAPHVTLGPDCHLFPQVTIGHNCQLGERVRVQAQASIGMAGFGFAPTADPATSGWERIAQLGRVIIGNDVRIGSQTCIDRGAVEDTVIGDHVIIDNLVQIAHNVRIGAGTAIAANTGIAGSTTIGKRCIIGGAVGIVGHLEIADDVTLTAMTMVTKSLTESGSYSSGTVAMPTAKWRRAAVRFRQVD